The Micropterus dolomieu isolate WLL.071019.BEF.003 ecotype Adirondacks linkage group LG22, ASM2129224v1, whole genome shotgun sequence genome contains a region encoding:
- the phrf1 gene encoding PHD and RING finger domain-containing protein 1 isoform X1, with protein sequence MMQSTWLDETINAVVAGLNTAVYIRDFAPHVPSSRRRKTRKRRKVKSRNTSSAKGMKGQVGSTGVKRRKRKVRKTKSRKKLMLKKAATPRSRIANNLRIVKDKKSSSLPTVYRPSEHTLSSMRADIGAASLSIYGDPFDLDPFVEREEEEQQAHVTSLLEAKRRGISRSALRSHQPVARPVTASLSRRGMNVPQSGVVVEAAPVPDLLGSILSGQSMLLMDSSDVVINRDGSLKAAKTTMPSALKPDCSSSGDTQINPVMSPIQGDSSPSLHYTGDLPGSSHSSLNRPFSQSSSHLLPYMPSSANVIQSSPHTEFPPRGHLSFQPPRQVRPTHPPCQRVTNGVRATSPFSSIHPTLNSSSKSKGTTPSQSQSKKAATKPMWVDVSVLPRIPKIKRESSSQGGSSDSNRSSSRENSSNSTTSSNGYDMPEAGMNSLAGDKGRQQSVDQQKGRADGQAQRHRPDGAGSSSAFSNSFSSSASSTGSPASQPRYSSTSSAVSFRINSSGNSWHSRRLSTASPSTSGDSMQEPWRGKKDEARKRQLHRDKQMLLASHTPVKKEKDSHNIYDPFNPTLSETSSSDEDTESARLDGSSRHIAHERKDCSSGNKEVLMQHKQDLVHVKTETQEIEVSQEEPVGARAQETRSQAGRCSKEYVKVEKESRLVDTEKQTALTEVKKEPGLDDAAERFGHSVTSLNSSCIETADTTSPVHHSIKIERETLEEESRQRVGTPSRPPPNCKDNNSSASSSAPTKSKQKAETTLDSKSCSKSPSRDLGNKKKTFQASKEQRSSNSEAETDRGRRGDHHASGQGSRQNEKEKDRERSSRRSRSRERRRARTSSESSQSNSPDRAHRKRQRPRSRSKDRKQSRSGSNSSSRERSRRKKYKQRSKEKNDGRERDCERQRMSKDKRHGRSRSKSWSKSRSRSRSRSKDHKRGPSCSKSRSRSRERRKDNARAQQSSLSSRDKVESQSTDKRRRRSRSSSRERRKEERSSSKSSHKTSGSSVSSSKDTRQSQVKKKDMGVTRSSLKEDKVTTVNKQETPSCTAASKVKKEGKDLKADSQASTAEIARETKVGKEIKKEKQPSLDRFEDYPITKPIKKEETDIHALMVVKGIDEEINKEEPIQTKICEIKTEICEIKTETCEIKTETCEITPIKSEPSSPELCHLPPVSSFSTLTSPVTADSIQDTVSQSQPVVLAPTNQPNTVEWTDPVKQEVQQPSDSDDDFNVDVMLDNLDYVKSKPTEGSGASVKQEKEVEEGKTVGEQLQTVVGAKSKTQVKRVTWNIQEPEGPQPEKSASKLALYKLKLKQEGARRPSSTVLTSSQDITGTVSDSCKKVAVGPHSTSSRSETVHPERLSTTGQGEAEEGDVRKDQQYLKKLHMQERAIEEVKLAIKPFYQRRDINKDEYKEILRKAVQKVCHSKSGEINPVKVGNLVKAYVDKYKHARKHKKGEDSGKSEEVQTDAMKNSDSP encoded by the exons ATGATGCAGTCCACATGGCTGGATGAGACTATTAATGCTGTGGTGGCTGGGCTCAACACGGCTGTGTATATACGTGACTTTGCACCTCATGTCCCATCCAGTCGCAGGCGCAAGACTA GGAAGCGCAGAAAGGTCAAGAGCAGGAATACATCTTCTGCTAAGGGTATGAAAGGTCAAGTGGGAAGTACAGGAGTCAAGAGGAGGAAACGGAAAGTGAGGAAGACTAAATCCAGAAAAAAGCTG ATGTTGAAAAAGGCAGCCACTCCTCGAAGCCGTATCGCTAATAATCTCAGAATTGTAAAGGACAAGAAGAGCTCTTCGCTTCCGACAGTGTACCGACCATCAGAGCACACGCTAAGCAGCATGCGTGCTGACATAGGCGCTGCATCTCTCTCCATCTATGGAGATCCATTTGACCTGGATCCATTTGTGGAACG tgaggaagaggagcagcaaGCCCATGTTACATCGCTGTTGGAGGCCAAGAGACGAGGAATCTCTCGCTCTGCCCTTCGCTCTCACCAGCCTGTAGCTCGACCAGTCACTGCAAGCCTTTCCAG GAGGGGTATGAATGTCCCCCAGTCAGGGGTTGTTGTGGAGGCGGCTCCTGTGCCTGACCTGCTAGGCAGCATCCTATCAGGACAGAGCATGCTCTTGATGGACAGCTCTGATGTCGTTATTAATCGGGATGGTTCCCTTAAAGCTGCAAAGACAA cgATGCCATCTGCATTAAAGCCAGATTGCAGTAGCTCAGGAGATACCCAAATCAACCCAGTGATGTCACCCATCCAAGGTGACAGTTCGCCATCTCTTCACTACACCGGAGACCTACCAGGATCCTCCCATAGCTCCCTGAACAGACCTTTCTCTCAGAGCTCTTCTCACTTACTGCCCTACATGCCCTCCTCAGCCAACGTCATCCAATCATCACCCCATACTGAATTTCCACCTCGAGGTCACCTGAGTTTTCAACCACCTCGTCAAGTCAGACCCACCCACCCTCCTTGTCAGCGGGTAACCAATGGTGTAAGAGCTACCAGCCCCTtctcatccatccaccccaccctAAATTCAAGCTCCAAGAGCAAGGGCACGACCCCATCACAATCACAATCTAAAAAAGCAGCTACAAAGCCCATGTGGGTAGACGTGTCAGTGCTTCCTCGGataccaaaaataaaaagggagaGCTCTAGTCAAGGTGGCAGCAGTGACAGTAATAGAAGTAGTAGTAGGGAAAATAGTAGTAATTCTACCACCAGTAGTAATGGTTACGACATGCCAGAAGCAGGCATGAACAGCCTTGCTGGAGACAAAGGAAGACAACAAAGTGTAGACCAGCAAAAGGGCAGGGCTGACGGTCAGGCCCAGAGGCACCGGCCTGATGGAGCAGGCTCGTCATCGGCCTTCTCCAACTCATTCTCCTCTTCTGCCTCCTCCACTGGCTCTCCTGCTAGCCAGCCACGTTATTCCTCAACTTCATCAGCAGTGAGCTTCCGTATTAACTCCAGTGGGAATTCCTGGCATTCAAGGCGGCTCAGCACTGCCTCACCCTCTACTAGTGGAGACAGCATGCAGGAACcctggagaggaaagaaagatgAAGCAAGGAAGAGACAGCTGCACAGGGATAAACAGATGCTCCTGGCATCCCATACGCCggttaaaaaggaaaaagacagtCATAATATCTATGATCCCTTTAATCCCACGCTATCAGAGACAAGCAGCTCAGACGAAGATACTGAGAGCGCACGCCTGGATGGTAGCTCCCGACACATCGCGCACGAGAGGAAGGATTGTAGTTCAGGAAACAAGGAGGTTTTAATGCAACACAAGCAGGATCTGGTTCATGTGaaaactgaaacacaggagATTGAGGTGTCACAGGAAGAACCAGTGGGGGCTAGAGCTCAGGAAACCAGATCACAGGCGGGCAGATGCTCAAAGGAATATGTGAAGGTTGAAAAAGAATCAAGATTAGTAGACACTGAGAAACAAACAGCATTAACTGAAGTAAAGAAAGAGCCAGGGTTAGATGATGCAGCTGAAAGGTTTGGTCACAGTGTAACAAGTTTGAATTCAAGCTGTATAGAGACAGCAGACACCACATCACCTGTTCATCACAGCATTAAGATTGAGAGAGAGACTCTAGAAGAGGAGAGTCGACAGCGTGTTGGAACTCCCAGTAGACCTCCCCCCAACTGTAAGGATAATAATTCGTCAGCATCCAGCTCTgctcccaccaagagcaagcaaaAGGCAGAAACTACATTGGATTCCAAATCCTGTTCCAAGTCCCCATCACGAGATTTGGGCAATAAGAAGAAAACTTTCCAAGCTTCAAAGGAGCAACGCTCTAGCAATtcagaggcagagacagaccGAGGCAGGAGAGGAGACCATCATGCATCAGGCCAGGGAAGCCGGCAGAATGAAAAGgagaaggacagagaaaggagtTCAAGGCGGTCAAGgtccagagagaggaggagggcacGCACATCCTCAGAAAGCTCTCAGTCAAATTCCCCTGATAGGGCTCACAGAAAGAGACAGCGACCCCGGTCCCGATCCAAAGACAGGAAGCAATCTAG GTCTGGCTCCAACTCTAGCAGCAGAGAGCGTTCAAGAAGGAAGAAGTATAAACAGAGGAGCAAGGAGAAAAATGacggcagagagagagactgtgagAGACAACGAATGTCAAAGGATAAGAGACATGGTCGGTCTCGCTCAAAATCTTGGTCAAAATCACGTTCTAGGTCCAGATCTAGATCGAAGGACCATAAACGTGGTCCGTCTTGCTCAAAATCGCGGTCCAGATCAAGGGAAAGGAGGAAAGACAATGCACGAGCACAACAGTCGTCTCTCTCCTCCAGAGACAAGGTGGAGTCACAGTCTACAGACAAGAGGAGACGCAGGTCTAGATCCAGCtcaagagagagaaggaaagaagaaagatCATCATCCAAGAGTTCACATAAAACTTCAGGTTCCTCTGTTTCATCCTCTAAAGACACAAGACAGTCACAGGTCAAGAAAAAGGACATGGGTGTAACTCGAAGCTCCCTGAAAGAGGATAAAGTTACAACAGTGAATAAACAGGAGACCCCCTCCTGCACTGCTGCCTCAAAAGTTAAAAAGGAAGGGAAAGACCTCAAGGCGGACAGCCAGGCCTCAACAGCTGAAATTGCGAGAGAGACAAAGGTtggaaaagaaattaaaaaagaaaaacaaccatcTCTTGATAGGTTTGAAGATTATCCTATTACTAAACCAATTAAGAAAGAAGAGACTGACATCCATGCTTTGATGGTAGTCAAAGGCATAGATGAGGAAATAAACAAAGAAGAACCCATCCAGACCAAGATTTGTGAAATCAAGACCGAGATTTGTGAAATCAAGACCGAGACTTGTGAAATCAAGACCGAGACTTGTGAAATCACTCCAATTAAATCTGAGCCAAGTTCCCCAGAATTATGCCACTTACCCCCTGTCTCCTCCTTTTCTACACTGACCTCACCTGTTACAGCAGACAGCATCCAGGATACAGTCTCTCAGTCTCAGCCAGTGGTACTGGCCCCCACCAATCAACCAAACACTGTTGAGTGGACGGACCCTGTAAAGCAGGAAGTTCAGCAACCCTCAGACTCTGATGATGACTTCAATGTTGACGTGATGCTAGACAACCTGGACTATGTGAAGTCCAAGCCCACAGAGGGAAGTGGCGCATCTGTCAAACAAGAAAAGGAAGTAGAGGAGGGGAAGACTGTAGGGGAGCAATTGCAGACTGTAGTGGGAGCGAAATCCAAAACTCAAGTGAAGAGGGTCACGTGGAATATACAGGAGCCTGAGGGGCCTCAACCAGAGAAATCGGCAAGCA AGCTGGCTCTGTATAAATTGAAGCTGAAGCAGGAAGGAGCTCGCAGACCCTCTTCGACAGTCTTGACCTCCAGTCAG GACATCACTGGAACCGTCAGTGACTCCTGCAAGAAGGTTGCTGTTGGTCCTCACAGTACTTCCTCTAGATCTGAAACTGTACATCCTGAGAGGTTGTCAACCACTGgacaaggagaagcagaggaaggGGATGTAAGGAAAGACCAG CAGTACTTGAAGAAGCTGCACATGCAGGAGAGAGCTATAGAGGAGGTGAAGCTAGCTATCAAGCCTTTCTACCAGCGGAGGGACATCAACAAGGATGAATACAAAGAGATTCTACGCAAAGCCGTTCAGAAG GTGTGCCACAGCAAGAGCGGGGAGATCAACCCTGTCAAGGTGGGCAATCTGGTGAAGGCGTACGTGGACAAATACAAACATGCTAGGAAACACAAGAAAGGGGAGGATTCAGGGAAGTCAGAGGAGGTTCAGACTGACGCCATGAAAAACTCTGACAGTCCGTGA